In the genome of Acetobacter oryzifermentans, one region contains:
- a CDS encoding Ppx/GppA family phosphatase, whose amino-acid sequence MEADQPCRSAVVDLGSNSVRLVVFEGRSRNPLPIFNEKAVLRLGRGLTETGKLNEEGVEMAKEVLSRFHAIARAMKADPFEILATAAVRDASNGPAFVQALRESMPGVPIRILSGEEEADHSAIGVMCGIPGASGLVADVGGGSLELIRLTPQGRHDATTLPLGMIRLADRSGRDLDKAKTLADKDIGGVEWLPKVKGGTLYLVGGAFRALARLQIARTQYPLNIVHYYTMDVQEAREMTGWLQNSSRRSLERLPGAPRKRLDDTPFAAMVLRRLMKKVQPDKIVFCVDGLREGWYMLKVAPDILAQNPMDVVAREMCARFGRSNSLPYALMQWTDFLRPEETTEEKYLRHLACYLSDIGSHDHPEYRAEQTYWRILRVQSGGFDHPSRAWLALALAIRYAADQQALFLATSRALLSEQDWKSAVVLGLALRLAYSLSGGAGRLLEGTSLEWEEDALVLILTSTRVAVKGESVRRGLERLGQALGVATRFEIELVG is encoded by the coding sequence ATGGAAGCTGATCAACCGTGCCGTTCCGCAGTGGTGGATCTTGGCTCCAATTCTGTAAGGCTTGTGGTTTTTGAAGGGCGCTCGCGCAATCCGCTTCCCATTTTCAATGAAAAAGCCGTGCTGCGTTTGGGGCGCGGGCTGACAGAAACCGGGAAGCTGAATGAAGAAGGCGTGGAAATGGCAAAGGAAGTGCTCAGCCGCTTCCATGCCATTGCCCGCGCCATGAAGGCCGATCCGTTTGAAATTCTGGCAACCGCTGCTGTGCGGGATGCCAGCAATGGGCCCGCTTTTGTGCAAGCCCTGCGTGAAAGCATGCCCGGCGTGCCCATCCGCATTCTTTCTGGTGAGGAAGAAGCCGATCATTCCGCTATTGGCGTTATGTGCGGTATTCCCGGCGCTTCCGGTCTGGTGGCCGATGTGGGCGGTGGGTCTTTAGAGCTTATTCGCCTTACGCCACAGGGGCGGCATGATGCCACAACCCTGCCTCTGGGCATGATCCGGCTTGCGGATCGTTCTGGCCGAGATCTGGATAAAGCCAAAACGCTGGCAGATAAGGATATTGGCGGCGTAGAGTGGTTGCCCAAGGTAAAGGGCGGCACACTTTATCTGGTAGGCGGAGCTTTTCGTGCGTTGGCGCGGCTCCAGATTGCGCGCACGCAATATCCGCTCAACATCGTGCACTATTATACAATGGATGTGCAGGAAGCGCGGGAGATGACGGGCTGGCTGCAAAACAGTTCGCGCCGTAGTTTGGAACGTCTGCCCGGTGCACCACGCAAGCGGTTGGATGATACGCCTTTTGCAGCCATGGTGCTGCGGCGGCTGATGAAAAAGGTGCAGCCGGATAAAATTGTTTTTTGCGTGGATGGCCTGCGTGAGGGCTGGTACATGCTTAAGGTTGCGCCAGATATTCTGGCCCAGAACCCGATGGATGTGGTGGCGCGTGAAATGTGTGCCCGTTTTGGGCGTAGCAATTCACTTCCTTATGCCTTGATGCAGTGGACAGATTTTTTGCGGCCGGAGGAAACGACAGAAGAAAAATACCTGCGGCATCTAGCCTGTTATCTGTCTGATATCGGCAGCCACGATCACCCTGAATATCGGGCGGAGCAAACGTACTGGCGTATCTTGCGCGTGCAGAGTGGTGGATTTGACCATCCTTCCCGCGCATGGTTGGCGTTGGCGTTGGCTATTCGTTACGCAGCAGATCAGCAGGCACTTTTTCTGGCAACGTCTCGCGCATTATTGAGTGAGCAGGACTGGAAGAGCGCCGTAGTGCTGGGGCTGGCCCTGCGGCTGGCTTATTCTCTCTCCGGCGGTGCGGGGCGGTTGCTGGAAGGCACATCCTTGGAATGGGAAGAAGACGCGCTGGTGCTGATCCTGACATCTACCCGTGTGGCCGTAAAAGGCGAGAGCGTGCGCCGCGGGCTGGAACGTCTGGGCCAAGCCTTGGGTGTTGCAACACGTTTCGAGATTGAATTGGTCGGCTGA
- a CDS encoding adenylate/guanylate cyclase domain-containing protein yields the protein MSSEEIIDPTVQHDASVRRVLLHLVLPFVVTVMAVLAIALVGVNSYRTTKEGVSTLTHQLMGAVQQYIVQQVTDYIQPAANGNLIASGMIEHAPTQVADKVFYSYGSTMLRKIPQLQSFYLADDDGHFMLIARAAQKGVQEHVRLIEKNGHTYFHHAFWDDSGQKISETEEDAKGYDPRTRDWYKNTAATDKVTWTKPHLFPTTSQFVMTSSLRFKTDAGHTMVFATNISLNELSSYLDQIKVGKTGSAMIVDSKGLFIAGKNLTQQAKAAGWDPDKMVLDRNAYPVFALGYDHYRVRGVGPRHVTWDGTDYITIAAALPHYSDSWILLMAAPESDFGSFARQSSHQSLQFLAIITVFSLVLAGLLVRQVRRTEYNTRLLGKQKEQIQRESSAVQQVAVAPRLFDPTVEPLSLTEQLTLVTGARRATLWRFLHDGAAMVCEDAYDQTQNTHSGGFEMARTELGPFFSAIEEGNAFSVENAAVDPRTTRFERLTMRELGTKALAVCPVHGPHGVEGAIMLEDPHLQPHLLYFLDLMAGVAALRFAAQVQLLNNQTSQIVDAGQQVATLDVPAPKSDNILMKAPEAAAVNSASIYPSVAVLVITFSDPVVEGEKETEALIALINQLATDVQSVAQEEKLFAVEVAGHRMICMAGCLPTPDVTAIVRIADAALKMREIFMASLAAADLEPVFTMGIDYGPAFGGAVGNEPKVFNLWGQTVSLAELMAQGAADPGTIQVTERVYGVLRDRYLFRSRGSFFAPHLGLGRAYTLAARR from the coding sequence GTGTCTTCTGAAGAGATCATAGATCCCACAGTCCAGCACGATGCTTCTGTCCGAAGGGTTCTGCTGCACCTTGTTCTGCCATTTGTTGTTACGGTTATGGCCGTGTTGGCCATTGCGCTGGTGGGCGTAAATTCCTACCGTACCACCAAGGAAGGTGTTTCCACCCTTACGCACCAGCTTATGGGTGCTGTGCAGCAGTATATTGTGCAGCAGGTTACAGATTATATTCAGCCTGCCGCAAACGGTAATCTGATTGCTTCGGGCATGATTGAGCATGCCCCTACGCAGGTGGCGGACAAGGTTTTTTATTCTTACGGCAGCACCATGTTGCGGAAAATTCCGCAGTTGCAGTCTTTCTATCTGGCGGATGATGATGGGCACTTCATGCTTATCGCCCGTGCAGCGCAAAAAGGCGTGCAGGAGCATGTGCGCCTGATTGAAAAAAACGGCCACACATATTTCCATCACGCATTTTGGGATGATAGCGGGCAGAAAATTTCCGAAACGGAAGAAGATGCCAAGGGGTATGATCCACGCACGCGGGATTGGTATAAAAATACTGCCGCAACAGATAAAGTAACGTGGACAAAGCCACACCTGTTCCCCACCACCAGCCAGTTTGTCATGACCAGTTCTTTGCGGTTCAAGACAGACGCTGGCCATACAATGGTGTTTGCCACCAATATTTCCCTGAACGAGCTCAGCTCTTATCTGGATCAGATCAAAGTTGGTAAAACTGGCTCCGCCATGATTGTGGATAGCAAGGGCCTGTTTATTGCCGGTAAAAATCTCACGCAGCAGGCCAAGGCCGCGGGGTGGGACCCAGATAAAATGGTGCTGGACCGCAATGCCTATCCGGTTTTTGCGTTGGGGTATGATCATTACCGAGTGCGTGGTGTTGGGCCACGGCATGTTACATGGGATGGCACGGATTACATCACCATTGCCGCAGCTTTGCCGCACTATTCCGATAGCTGGATTTTGCTGATGGCCGCGCCCGAAAGTGATTTCGGGTCCTTCGCACGCCAAAGCAGCCACCAGAGCTTGCAGTTTTTGGCCATTATCACGGTTTTCTCTCTTGTGCTTGCAGGGCTGCTGGTGCGGCAGGTGCGGCGGACAGAATACAACACGCGCCTGTTGGGGAAACAGAAAGAGCAGATCCAGCGCGAAAGTTCTGCTGTGCAGCAGGTGGCCGTTGCGCCGCGTTTGTTTGATCCCACGGTGGAACCACTTAGCCTGACAGAGCAGTTAACGCTTGTAACAGGTGCCCGGCGTGCCACGCTTTGGCGTTTCCTGCATGATGGTGCAGCTATGGTGTGTGAAGATGCGTATGACCAAACGCAAAACACACATTCCGGTGGTTTTGAAATGGCCCGCACAGAATTGGGGCCGTTCTTTTCCGCGATAGAGGAAGGAAATGCGTTCTCGGTTGAAAATGCAGCCGTAGACCCGCGCACCACGCGGTTTGAACGTTTAACCATGCGTGAACTGGGCACAAAAGCATTGGCTGTGTGCCCCGTGCATGGCCCGCATGGGGTGGAAGGTGCGATTATGCTGGAAGATCCGCATCTTCAGCCGCATCTGCTTTACTTTCTTGATCTTATGGCCGGAGTAGCGGCCCTGCGTTTTGCCGCACAGGTGCAACTGCTCAATAACCAGACCAGCCAGATTGTAGATGCCGGGCAGCAGGTTGCCACCCTGGATGTGCCAGCACCTAAATCTGATAATATACTGATGAAGGCGCCAGAAGCCGCAGCCGTTAATTCTGCCAGTATTTATCCGTCTGTTGCTGTGTTGGTCATCACATTCTCAGACCCCGTAGTGGAAGGGGAAAAAGAAACCGAGGCCCTGATCGCGCTTATCAACCAACTGGCGACAGATGTGCAGTCTGTCGCGCAGGAAGAAAAACTGTTTGCCGTAGAAGTGGCGGGCCATCGCATGATTTGCATGGCAGGTTGCCTGCCAACTCCAGATGTTACAGCCATTGTTCGTATTGCAGATGCTGCGCTTAAAATGCGTGAAATCTTCATGGCGTCACTGGCCGCAGCAGATCTGGAGCCAGTGTTTACCATGGGCATTGATTATGGGCCGGCATTTGGTGGTGCAGTTGGGAACGAACCCAAGGTGTTTAACCTGTGGGGGCAAACCGTCTCTTTGGCTGAGCTGATGGCACAGGGGGCGGCAGATCCCGGCACTATTCAGGTTACAGAGCGTGTTTATGGCGTGTTGCGTGACAGGTATCTGTTCCGGAGCCGTGGCTCCTTTTTTGCACCGCATCTGGGGCTGGGGCGTGCCTATACATTGGCGGCAAGGCGATGA
- a CDS encoding MlaE family ABC transporter permease has protein sequence MSGSQQTGGPNLPSDDEPDLILQTDAHKPAKRVPLHEWIRRKLAWIGRLVRRQARFFLVVLGAGWGVIFESFRSHAWRRTVRYEFVTTMNNIIGGGVSASLFAGMLTGVAAVSQVIYWLGLTGLAKMTGSILVNVVIREIAPILVGILLLGRNGMLSATELGLLTIGGQVRSMQSVGMDPFLLLVLPRTLAFTVAGFTLGILFSMSSLITGYVMSRISGVITNPIWTFLDDVAAAMSVTDYAIIPLKFIMVGFVVGLGGCLTGLTATNEDSLRTLLPRGFSRGMLIVMMVSVLFSLDL, from the coding sequence ATGAGCGGGAGCCAGCAAACAGGCGGCCCTAATCTGCCGTCGGATGATGAACCAGATCTGATCCTGCAAACAGATGCGCATAAACCTGCCAAGCGTGTTCCGCTGCACGAATGGATACGCAGAAAGCTGGCATGGATTGGCCGGCTTGTGCGCAGGCAGGCGCGGTTTTTTCTGGTTGTTCTGGGGGCAGGCTGGGGCGTTATTTTTGAGAGTTTTCGTTCTCACGCATGGCGCCGCACGGTAAGGTACGAATTTGTAACCACCATGAACAACATTATCGGCGGGGGTGTGAGTGCATCACTGTTTGCCGGTATGCTTACGGGTGTGGCTGCCGTTTCTCAGGTTATTTACTGGTTGGGTCTTACCGGCCTTGCCAAAATGACAGGCTCCATTCTGGTCAATGTGGTTATCCGTGAAATAGCACCCATTCTGGTGGGCATTCTGCTGCTGGGGCGCAATGGCATGCTGTCCGCTACAGAGCTAGGGTTGCTGACCATTGGCGGGCAGGTGCGGTCTATGCAGTCTGTCGGGATGGATCCGTTTCTGTTGCTGGTTCTGCCGCGCACGCTGGCGTTTACCGTGGCTGGGTTTACGCTGGGCATTCTGTTTTCCATGTCATCATTGATAACCGGGTATGTCATGAGCCGTATTTCTGGCGTGATTACAAACCCGATCTGGACGTTTCTGGATGATGTGGCTGCGGCCATGTCTGTAACTGATTATGCCATTATTCCGCTTAAATTTATCATGGTTGGTTTTGTGGTGGGGCTTGGCGGCTGCCTGACGGGCCTGACCGCCACCAATGAAGATTCACTACGCACCTTGCTGCCACGCGGCTTTTCCCGCGGGATGCTGATTGTGATGATGGTGAGCGTTCTGTTTAGTCTGGATCTGTAA